The sequence AGCTGTCTCCGCCTCAGCTTTCAAGGCCCCTGCAGCTGTCTTCGCCTCAGCATTCAGGCCCGCTGCTGCTGTGTCCACCACTGCCGCCAAGGCCTCTGCTGCTGCGCTTTTCACCACCTCCAAGGGCAAGGGCTCTGCCAAAGCCTCTGCCACCACCTCCAAGGGCAAGGGCTCTTCCAAAGCCTCTGCCACCACCTCCAAAGGCAAGGGCTCTGCCGCTGTGTCTGCCATCTCCTCCAAGCCAACATCTGCTCCAGCTGTGTTCGCCTCTGTCCACGCCTCCTCCTTGTCAtcggatgatgatgatgatgatgctctgATGGTGGAAGCTCTGGCCACTATTGAAAGACAAGGTATTTGAGTTCATTATCTCCCTTAACAATATCTTAACCATATCTATCAACAGTTGAGACTGAAAGGGACTATTTCAGGCTGTGCTTTCCCATAAAGTCTTGAGTTAATGTCACTACTACACATATCATGTATTAATGCAGAACCTGTATGCAATAAGTTAACATAAAACAGGTGTCAACAAAAGTCTTTGATGTTGTCAGAGGATGctagggatagagacagaggagaagaagaggtgtCCAGGCAGGCAGAGACTTCACGGAAGACACACGCAGAAACCCTGTCACCAGTAGCGGTAAGGTCATGTGGCATCATGGACCACAAAGACTATGCTCGGCTAAATGAATGTATTTAAGTCAAGGGTAAATGCTGTGCAATGCAGTAAGGAAGGCACAGATAAAGGGATGGACAGAAGAGCTAGGGAACGCAACTGTGTCACCCCACGTCTCTCCGTACTCTCTGTGAAAGGGTTACAGTTAAAAATCAAAGCAGAGTCAATCAATCAGTAAATGTTTATACTAACACACTGGTCATTTTTAAAGGTTCCCACATCATCCATGCCCCCTCATGCCATCCAGGCCACCCCGCCGGCTGAAGGAGAGGGTGCACTCTCTGAGGTAATGCTTGGACCTGACAAAAACAAGACagaaaatgattatttttaGTGTGTGCCAAGTGGGTTtcactttatttgtttgttttctgtactTTCAGATGAAGTATGAGGGATGGCACAAGATGTGGGAGTCTGGTAGCTACGGTCTGCCCACACCGGATCAACAGTGGCTgaaggaggacgaggagcgGGGGCTCTTCCAAAAGCCCATGTCTTACGTGGACAAAAACGGGAGAACGCGGTGGAGGAGAATCCTCAAGGATGACCGCATGTGGTTTTTCCCACCCGAGACCCCTGGCGTGGTAGGGGGGAGAGTGCCCTCGGCTGACGGCTTTTTTAAGAGCCGGGTGTTTTTTTGGAGACCAGTGGGGGTGTGGCGGTACGGTCTTCGTTGCCCTAGGCCTGAGTGTCCTGCGAGGGACAAGACCAACGTGTTCCTCTACAGGTGTGGGTACTCGAAGACCGTCCGTCAGATCTGTGACGTGGGGGGCTGGTACTCCATGCTGACGGAGGTTCTGGCCTGCAACGCCTGCCGGAAAGCCGCCAAAGACTCGGAGGAGCACGCCATCGGCCGGTTCCTGTCGTGGGAGGAGGGTGTCTTGCGACAACTGACTCCAGCGCACAGAGCCGTATTTCCGGCCGTGTTAACATTACGGTGAGCATTATTTCACAGTGATTTGAATACTTTATTGACTGTACAATAACACATCTAAGATTGACAGCCAATGTGTTGTGATTTCAGGCGTGGTGTGGACAAGGCGGTGATCCGCCTCCTGAGGGACCGCACCGAGGGGAACACCATGACCAAGGTGTGGAGGCAGGTGATGGAGGGTCATTGTGAGGAGTACCTGCAAAGGAAGGACCTTTACACCACACTCCTCACCCAGTACACGCAACCTGGAACGATAACAAGTAAGTCAGATTGTCATcatacaacagcacacacaaactccatcCATCTTCCTGCTGTCTCCAATGGGCcctgtaacaaaacaaaaaaagagaaatgttaCACACAGTGTATTATTTACACATTTTCTATCCACTTTCAGGCCTCCTGACTCCCCAGTTCCAGCGACCcccacagaggagagagctacCCTCGCCTAAGCTGCTGCGGAAAGCGTTCCTCATTGCTGAGGCGGAAAACATTGAGGACTACCGCACGCAGATCATGTCCACGTTCGGCAAGGTCCTCAAGTACGACTCCACAAAGAAGGTATTTTTTGTTACACACAATTTACTGTTCAACTGAATCATcaaaaaaatgtacaaataacacatttacacattactttgcttttttaaaaaaaattattatcattattagatCTGCAAGAAGTTGTCGGGTGACGGCAAGGGCACTGCGGAGTGGTGCACCAACGTGGCCAACGAGCGGGGGCAGATCCTCATCTCCGTCCTGACCTGCGAGGAGTCGTTGGACAAGATGAGGCCGATGGCTGAGGGGCTCATGGCAAGGTatgagagggcaggagaggcacCGCCTGAACTGTTGTACGTGGACCGTGGCTGCTGTCGTGTCCTGGGTGTTTCCTCGGTGGAGCAGCTGTTCAGTGGATGGGCAGAGGCAGGGATGCTCGTTCGTCTGGACGTGTTCCACTGGATTCACCGCTTTGACGCCGCCCTCAGGACCGACCACCACCCCAAGTACGCCCTCTTTAAGTCGGCGTTGTCTGCTGCGGTCTTTGCATACAACAAGGACGACATGGCACTTCTCCTGCACGCGATTCGTGCCGGGCACACAACCAGGTATGCCTCCCTGACCGACGGTGAGCTCATGGAGACGCATGTCACCAAGCGCGACCTGAGCCACTACGTCAGGAGGATCACTGTTGGGGCCCAGGAGACGTTTGCGCGCGTCCAGAGTGCCATCGACATCCTGAAGGGCGGCGCTGGGATGGACGAAAACCAGGTCCATCTCTTCAAAGACGCCGCAGCAGTGGATCACGTGTGGGCCAACCAGCAGAAGCACCTGGAGTGCATCCAGGATCCACCGGGGCGGAACATGTACACCGTGAAGAGGTACGTCATCCGCAACGGTGTGAGGCTTCCGCACTACACCACCGTGAGGGGGAGCAACAGCCTGGAGGGCTTCCACTCCTTCTTGCCCCGCATGATCCCGGGCCCTCACTGTGCTGCCGTACCCTTTCAGGTGTACCTCCTGGCCGGCATCGCTCGCTGGAACTCTGACAGGGAGTCGGCGAGTGTGAGAGGGCAAAAGGGAAGGAGGCACATGGTCTACCGGTCTCCTCTTGTCCACCGCCTGAACCAGCGGTGTCAGGAGCTGtttggggaggtggaggaggtgaacTACAGGCCTCCTGTTCCAGCTGGTGATGAGCGGATAGGACTGGAGTACCTGTTTGCTCAGTCTGCTGCCGAGCCATTCAGCGCCCCTGACCACTACGTTCAGGCCCGTGAGGCGCTCCAGCAGGCAGAGGACGAAGGAGATGATGAGGTGGAGGAATCCCCAGTGGatgcggaggaggtggaggaggtggtggtggaggaggaggaggacggcgaTGCAGGCTACACCTCTGACGGTGAGGGTGACACACTAACACCGCTCAGAAAGAACATCTCCCTCACCGACCAGGCCGTGGCTGCCGAGCTCGACCCCTGTGTGGAGGACGTGTGCGGGCCCAGCCATCTGCCGGGGTACGAGCATGTCGAGGAGCTGAGCCGTGTCCTGGTTGGCATTGCCTTGGAGGAGGGGAAGCTTGCCATCACCAACTCCACCAGGCAGAGAGTCATCGCTGCATGGAACAAGCTGGACCTCCACGACAGAAGCATCCAGCAGTTTGACTCCCTGTACTCTGCTCGCTGGGGAAATGCCCTCTTCAGCCGCACAAGTGGCGATCCAGCAGAGTCGGCGTTAGTACAGAAGCTGAAATTCAGCAAGAGGTACTCCGCCGCACATCTGCTGGATTCCAGGAAGAACAGGCTGATGTACTGCATCATCAAGCAGCTCTGGCTCCATCCCAGCTGTGGCGGCAAGGCTCGAGGGTCACCACAGAAACAGCAGATCACCTCCATGTACCAGCGGGTGCAGCAGAGGGTGACTGTGGATGACGCCGAGCTCAGCAGGCTGGGGATTCCAATCCTAAAAGTTAACAGCAAGTGTGTGTCCGAGTTCATCCGCAGACAAGAGGCCTTGTCTGCGAAGAACGTCACGGACCAGGGGTTGGATGTCCTCCGTCGCCACCAGAGCGTAGCGGGTGATGATGACACCGCCACTCAAACCCCTGCACCAGAGTTGCCAGTGGAGAGGCCCCACACCAGCCGACCTCAGGTGGAGTATGAGGTCACGCCATCTTTGGCTGGAACGCGACTGCTCAAAGCCAGAGTCCCCCGCCCCGTCCCCTGCCCCATCCTTCCTAAACCAGCAGCAGTAACGCCATTAAGCCAAACCAGTCTCCAAGCCACCCAGTCCAGTCAGGGAGTGATGCCCGCATCAGTGATACTTACCTTGTCCACGGTGCAGGATCCCACGCCATCCGCTGCCTCGTCCTCGTGGTCCCAGGCTCCCACGGCAACTGCTGCTGCCTCATCCTCGTCACAGGCGTTATCTAGATCAACGATCTATAAAAGAAGACAAGATGAGCGCGCAGGGTCTGGACCGCCACGCCAGATGAAAGCTTACGCCTGTGCCCTCTGCGGCCAGCTCACACAAGGCCACAGAAAGTACAGGAAGAAGACCTTCTGTGAAGCTTCAAAGTCCTCCCCATCAAAGGACTTTTCTGGTcagacatttcagacatttgGGGACTTTCAGAAGGCAGTTGACAGTCTTTTGGGTCAGTCACAGGCCTCTGAGTGAAGTGtacatactgtgtatgtgttacTGTAAATAGTTTTGTATTTTACTTtaccattgagtgtgtgtgttgtgtggggccCAGCGGGCAGTCAAGCCCTTTCAAGCCCTTTCACGCACTCCTGTAACACTTGGGAACCAGGGACGGACACACGCACCTATCTCAAGCactcagggacacacacacacaaacagatatacACAGTTTCTGTCCTAAAGCTGCAGTGTACTTTACTGCTTTGACCATGCACTGAAGTGGTCAGCCAGTTCTTTTGTTTCCGTTCTCTGTCAATGGTTACCTATTGATGTCTTTCCAAAGACACTAGTGCTAAGGCACTGCACTATAGTGTTTTCCTTGGCTATATTATGCACTTGGGTCAATAAAGAGACCTGATTTACAATAACAGTGTGTTGTGGTACTGTCATAAGCCAATAAATACAATATGGCATGTTTTTACCTGATTTTATTGTTCAACAAACCATTTCACTGCACTGTAGTGTTTTCCCTGGCTATATTGTGCACTTGGGTCAATAAAAAGACCTGATTTACAGTAACAGTGTGTTGTGGTACTTTAATTAGTCAATGAATACAATATTGCATGCTTTTAActgattttatttttcaacAAACCATTTTTTGCAGCATACAGTAGGGTGGAACGTTCAGATTGGGCCTATTGGGCCTTTATTTAGATAAAACTAATGAAAATAAGCGTATTACATAGTTATAGCTCATAATccgcagcatcagcaccactaCTCAATGACACAAATGACGTCATTTTTAACAAATCATTTTTTGCTCAAATGTTTCATCACAGTGCAGCTTTTGGTTTATCAATGTAGAATTTGATATTCAGCATCACTAATTATGAAAAATTATatcaaaaaagttttaaaagggTCAGAAAACGTGTGGTACCCATGATACACCATGCAGGTCACCTGACAGCCAGTTCCACTCTGTTGACAGCCCAGGAACCTATAGgaaacaaatgcaaattagcTATTACATCACCAGGGACCTTTTTTCAACCTTTTCACCCTTGTCCAATCAAGTCTTGTATTTGTCTTACAGTCTAAATCAAAATTTGCACTTCGTATGGCCCCATCGCCGTTCGCAGGGGTCAGCACAGCACGGAGTGCAATGGCTGAGCCTCGCCCTGGGTGAACCACCTTCTTGATCATGGTAtctcccctgccaggtaagtatgagttgCTACTGGCAAGCGAGGGTACTAGACTAAGTGACATACAATTCACATATACGTTATGCTATAGATGTTCTtataataaaacacacagaacaataacacattcacacaaaactTTATGCCTGGTGACTGACTCAAACTAAAATCATGCGGTGCTTGAAATAAGACATAAAACAGACAATGAATGCTATTCTGGCTATACCATGACCCACCAGTAGCCATGACGTAGGGAAGGCTATAATAGACAAAGCAACCCATGTGATCTGTTGGGACATGGGGTCATCAATAGCCCAGAAGTAGGGATATAACTTCATTTGTAAAACTAAAAGGCACCAACAGTACACCATCTTGTGCTACAGCCGTGTGTGTATTCCATAATTCTGTCTAAACTATGATCACTACTGATGGCTGTCTAGCTAGCAATTGCTTAGCCTATTGTTTCTATTCAGCAGCAATCTTAAAAGATCAGCCTGAGAAAGGGTAGAATGCTTCAATCAACATTggtacacaaaataaacacttgGGTTTTCAACTGTACCACACAGAAATCATACTGTGCTTGAATCaaaacattaaaacatacaATGAAATATGAGATGCATGATACACATGGTGACCATGATGGCAGAACATACATCTGGTTGTGCATGCTCTGCCTATGAACTGATGTACCTAGTATCTGATGTGAGGCTGCATCATGTGTTGATGATGGGGATCTCAATAAACCCCAATGTATTTTCCATTACCTccgctgtgtttgtgtctatgtctatgacATTCTCTGGTCATGCCAAAatcccacattgctgcttgaaCATAGCCTACGTTCGAGCAGTATCTCTAACGCgcttttaaattattattattaagtatGAAAAGCAAAATGCTGAAATGCACTCAACATAGACCAAAGTTTAAAACATTACATTCCTGTAACTACAAACAAAATGACAAAGCCAAATGCATCGTCGATGTTCTGTTATCACAGTGCTATTAGCACACTACTACACAGCAAATAGCCTGTTAACAAAAACAATGGCCATCAAACAATCAGCAGCTGCGATTCGATATGACAGACATCGGCGTACTGTTGATTATTCGCAGTCAACGGCATGaggaaaataaatgtgtttcATTGGGAGTCTCATTTCTACTTTCCAAAAGTTCATCATATCGTAACCATAGACAGGAAAACGTAACCCGCGCCACTGTGTACCCTTTATAAAGGTCCGGCgaggggggaaaagagcacGTACACATGCGCAAATGTTCCGTCTACAACGTAAACAACGTTGAGAACGTACTGATGCTGAAGCAAAGCTTTGCAGGATCTTTGATTTTGTTACAAATATCATACCAAACATATCACGTCCAACACTAACATTTGAACAATAATAGGTTGGTCTGCTGTGCATCGTGTAATACAACGCTAGCCTCACAAGGAGACTCGTGTGTAACCTACAACACTAACTAGCAAAATGAGGTCAAAGACGACTATTAGAACTTTTTATCAATGATTCTGCACTTACAAACACGAGAATAACAACTTAAGCGTTAATATGTTTGCTAAATGTGGGCATTTTTTTAACATGTAGAGGGgggtgcaccgttcctggaggtactgcaataccaggtcgatgcgtggagtggacggagcaagcccctatTCCATCTCCCAGTTCCAAAAATCAATTTAATATATGGTCCCCGGGTAggggacgtatcagatattaaactgataagaacagatactacacttgatcttagccaaaaggccgagaagcgatactgATGTCAACCACTAATGAGGGACTGCATTCTCTGTCCCAATTTTCACGATTGCGGCGTTCATAGTAACTGGTACATTTTTACCGAGACGCCAGAATATTTGCGCATTCCCATGTCATTACCATGTCATTACCTACTTAACGTTTTAAAATAATTTAATCGCTTTATATTTCGGACTTTAGAACAACTGTTTTGAATAATGGCTTAGGCGAGGCAATCACAACCAATCAGAAACGAGTACATAAAATATAAGACGTAGAGATAATATTAATACGATTTAAGGGAAAGTGTACCAATAGGGTCTATGAATTAAAGACCCTAAAACAATCACCACAAAATGTGGTTGCTAGAAAAGACTGTGGTTCCAAGTTTAAGGTTTAATCGTCGTATAAAAAGGGGGATCCCTCCACCTAGTGGATAAATGTGATATGACAATGTAAATACAGCACTAGTCAGTCTTAGCACATTTCCATCTGACTGCAGGAACTTGCCTTCAACTTAAATCCATTTAACTCACCAGCTTAATAAAGTAACCACTGAACAAGCATGATACATGTATATTTACTTAAAACTTCTGTTAGTGATGAACACTACAAACACCACaaggaaaaaagaggaaattGGCAAGAACTATTCTGGCTTATTGTAGAACTACAAACCACTCTGTAAATAATACATACATGTCCTATAATATTTACAATGGCTTCTCTAAAACACATGCTTAAAAAACTAGATTGAGTTAATGTGCATCATATCAACACATTCTTTTTCAGTCTCCCACTCCCAACCAGAAGGAAACAAACTTGAGTCGCCTTGCAGAGCTACTCCCGCTATgttacaaaatgtttttttattctaACTGTGAGTtctttgggggagaaacgagaacgcgcacgtGTCCTGAATACACCTGGCTTAATATATTCACTCCTACTCATCCTGGATTGTCAttagtgaaacgagttgagCAAGGATGACCAGACAGcgctatgtcaaacctggctttatcacttatcttggatgtcttaattctgctttagtgaaatacccctctggtgTCTGATGTTTTAACTGTTGGCGAGCAGTGTCAAGACGTTCGGCATCATATTTTGGGCAGCAAGTGTCAAAACAAagctcactgcacacacagttGCGAAAGCAAAACCTATGTGGACTTCAGTGCCTTCAAAACATTTATTCCACTGAAGTGTTTGCAACAATGGGGATGAGAGGTCTAGTAAGTGTCTATAgtcatttaaagggatattcccccatttttggaattaagctcacaggctgaagctaaaagttatatcgccagactcacagaatggctggatgaatgggaaaaaggtaaacatcaactgttttgcttgaggggaggtggaaaattaatAAATCTTAattccaaaaatggcaga comes from Sardina pilchardus chromosome 6, fSarPil1.1, whole genome shotgun sequence and encodes:
- the LOC134082318 gene encoding uncharacterized protein LOC134082318 yields the protein MPPHAIQATPPAEGEGALSEMKYEGWHKMWESGSYGLPTPDQQWLKEDEERGLFQKPMSYVDKNGRTRWRRILKDDRMWFFPPETPGVVGGRVPSADGFFKSRVFFWRPVGVWRYGLRCPRPECPARDKTNVFLYRCGYSKTVRQICDVGGWYSMLTEVLACNACRKAAKDSEEHAIGRFLSWEEGVLRQLTPAHRAVFPAVLTLRRGVDKAVIRLLRDRTEGNTMTKVWRQVMEGHCEEYLQRKDLYTTLLTQYTQPGTITSLLTPQFQRPPQRRELPSPKLLRKAFLIAEAENIEDYRTQIMSTFGKVLKYDSTKKICKKLSGDGKGTAEWCTNVANERGQILISVLTCEESLDKMRPMAEGLMARYERAGEAPPELLYVDRGCCRVLGVSSVEQLFSGWAEAGMLVRLDVFHWIHRFDAALRTDHHPKYALFKSALSAAVFAYNKDDMALLLHAIRAGHTTRYASLTDGELMETHVTKRDLSHYVRRITVGAQETFARVQSAIDILKGGAGMDENQVHLFKDAAAVDHVWANQQKHLECIQDPPGRNMYTVKRYVIRNGVRLPHYTTVRGSNSLEGFHSFLPRMIPGPHCAAVPFQVYLLAGIARWNSDRESASVRGQKGRRHMVYRSPLVHRLNQRCQELFGEVEEVNYRPPVPAGDERIGLEYLFAQSAAEPFSAPDHYVQAREALQQAEDEGDDEVEESPVDAEEVEEVVVEEEEDGDAGYTSDGEGDTLTPLRKNISLTDQAVAAELDPCVEDVCGPSHLPGYEHVEELSRVLVGIALEEGKLAITNSTRQRVIAAWNKLDLHDRSIQQFDSLYSARWGNALFSRTSGDPAESALVQKLKFSKRYSAAHLLDSRKNRLMYCIIKQLWLHPSCGGKARGSPQKQQITSMYQRVQQRVTVDDAELSRLGIPILKVNSKCVSEFIRRQEALSAKNVTDQGLDVLRRHQSVAGDDDTATQTPAPELPVERPHTSRPQVEYEVTPSLAGTRLLKARVPRPVPCPILPKPAAVTPLSQTSLQATQSSQGVMPASVILTLSTVQDPTPSAASSSWSQAPTATAAASSSSQALSRSTIYKRRQDERAGSGPPRQMKAYACALCGQLTQGHRKYRKKTFCEASKSSPSKDFSGQTFQTFGDFQKAVDSLLGQSQASE